A segment of the Chitinispirillales bacterium ANBcel5 genome:
TGAAGACGTTTTAGCAGAACTTACATTTCTGGATATCTTTAGAATGCCAGGCGAAGACCCACCCGAAACAATAATCATTCCGGGAGATCCTAATCAACAGATTACTGTAACTAGGATAACCAGTTACCAGCATTAATGCATAAAAGTATAATTATTGGCTTGGGTATAATGTTTTTCCTACGATATTACAGCCCACTGTCATAAGTGGGCGGCAACACTTCTCCCTCTTCCCAGCCGCCTTCCCTGTCCAGCGGAACCACCGATTTGGTCTGATCAAAATGAATTACACTGTCAAACTGTTGGGGTAAAGATGCCAAAAAGTAGTGGCTCTGACGTTCCGACTGTGGCATATAGATCACTCCTATCGCCCGTTCAAGATGCTGGCGACCTAAAAAAGAAAGCTGCGGATCTCCCCGTAGCGGCAGATAAAACGAGGGGATCTGTGTCTGGTGAAAAAGGTCCCCGTAACTCTCGGGCAGCGATGGAAGCACAAGCTTACGCTCAACTTCACCGCCCCAGGATGAAGCCGCAGCAACAGTGCCGCTGTGAGTGGTAAAACCTACAGAAAATACTCCATCCCCGTGACGCTCCCGCAACAGCTGACCCACATTACACTCACCAAAACGTGCTACTTCTGTAGCTCTGGCGTCACCCAGATGAGAGTTATGAGCCCACACCACGATTCTGGCTTCTCCGAATCTTGTCATGTGAGCCATAAGAGCATCGATCGTATCGGCCATGTGCGTGTCCCGCAAATTCCAGCTCGAAACCCTTCCGGAAAACATAGTCCTGTAGTACTCCTCTGCATTCTGAGCAAGCCGTGCGTTTTGCTCGGCGTAAAACTGCTCCTCCTGAAACGCAAAACCGTTACGGCTGAGATACTCAGCTCCCTTTTTGCGAAGCTGCTCAAGCTGCTCCACTGCGGCTTTGCGACAATCCTCCCTTACATAGGTCATGGCAAACCCATAGGATTGGGCTTCCGGCGCATAAGCATCAAAACAACTGTAACGCCGGCGAGCCTCCTCTGCTGCTTTAGGGTCTACGCTTTGAAGATACTCGATAACCGCATCTATGGAAGCATAAAGGCTGTAAAGATCCATACCATAAAACCCAACACGACTGACAGGGGAGATCGAGTCGTTATAATCTCTAAGCGTATCCACAAATTCAAGCACCTCAGCATTGCGCCACATCCATCGGGGAAAGCGCCTGAAATCATTAAGCGCCTCAATGGGTTCGTTCATATCACCTAAAGCCCGAATGAAACGATTAATTCTGTAAGCATCCGGCCAGTCTGCCTCAACCACAATAGCACCAAAGCCCCTTTCCTGTATCAGTCTCGTGGTGATTTGCGCCCTGGCACTGTAAAACTCATGCGTTCCGTGGGTCGCTTCACCCAAAAGCACTATGGAGGCATCCCCAATGTCTTCAAGTAACCGATCATAATCTGAAGCACTGCCCGTTAGCTCTGTACACTGCTTCTGTACGGCGGAGAGGTGTTGGATTTGGTTCATACAGTAGGCCTCATCTGTAACTTAAAGGTTCTTTCTACTCTAATCCCATGGATTTAAACCACTCTTTTTCTCTTTGTTTGATCTCATCTTCAGACATCTTCCACTTATTGGTGGCAATGCTCCACATATAGCCAAAGGGATCCTTCACCATCCCCATCCTGTCCCCCCAAAACTGATCCTCCAGAGGCATAATGACTTCAAACCCCTCGGATACAGCTTTGTTAAAGACTGCATCACAATCAGATACATACATCCATACACTCGTCATATTTCCTACACTGTAGTTACTCTCATCAAAAAGATCTGACATCATAATATTGCTGTCTCCAATGCGTATCATTGAGTGTATAATCCTGCCATCACCGGTGGTCATTGGAGGCATAAGGGACCGGGCATCAAAAGCGTTTCTGTAGAGCTCTATTGCCTCACTACATTGGCGTTTAAAGCTTAAATAGAGTGTAAGGGTATTGGCTCCCTCTGGAACCGGAGTATCGGATTTTGTAGCCATGCATCGCTCCTTTAGAGTAAGGGATAAAGACACGGGGTACTGGAATCAAAAGAGGCGTGCAATAACTATTCCCGTATTTTGCCCGCAGAGCGTGTTGTGCAGGGAAATGAAAAATCCCCACGAAGTGACTGGTATATTGAAAAAGGAATGTGTTTTTATTCATAATAATTAAAGATACAGATAACGTTCGCATCTCCTCTTTTAGGGAGGGCAACGCTCAGCCCCCGGAAAAGATGTCGCTAAAGCAGATCATTTTATCGTTTTTGAGAGAATTGGTGGGGGATGAAAATCCTTATTTCAATTAAAGGGGAAAAATTATATATTGTAAGATTACATTTTGGGGGGTGATCCGCTCATGCTCCCAACTATACTGCATACCCCTCCTGCAGATAATTGATCGAAAAGAAGAAAAAAAGTAACTTATAAAATTTTCAGGGTAAGCTATGGAACGAGTATCGGATTCAACAACAAATGATCAGGATCAGCTGATCTCAAAGTGGAGTGAGTTGGTTAATGAAAGCAACGTTGTTGATACTGAGTTATATAAAAAGTATGAAGTTAAACGGGGACTCAGAGACATAAGTGGAAAGGGTGTTCTTGCCGGCCTTACAAGAATCGGAGAGGTGCACTCCTATGTTCTGGATGAAGGGGAGATGGTGCCTGTTCCCGGCCGTCTTATCTACCGGGGCTACGATATAGTAGATCTGGTGGATGGTTTCAGAAGTGAGGGGCGTTTTGGGTTTGAAGAGGCCACCTTTTTACTGCTGTTTGGTCGCCTGCCCAACTCTTCGGAGCTAAA
Coding sequences within it:
- a CDS encoding erythromycin esterase family protein, encoding MNQIQHLSAVQKQCTELTGSASDYDRLLEDIGDASIVLLGEATHGTHEFYSARAQITTRLIQERGFGAIVVEADWPDAYRINRFIRALGDMNEPIEALNDFRRFPRWMWRNAEVLEFVDTLRDYNDSISPVSRVGFYGMDLYSLYASIDAVIEYLQSVDPKAAEEARRRYSCFDAYAPEAQSYGFAMTYVREDCRKAAVEQLEQLRKKGAEYLSRNGFAFQEEQFYAEQNARLAQNAEEYYRTMFSGRVSSWNLRDTHMADTIDALMAHMTRFGEARIVVWAHNSHLGDARATEVARFGECNVGQLLRERHGDGVFSVGFTTHSGTVAAASSWGGEVERKLVLPSLPESYGDLFHQTQIPSFYLPLRGDPQLSFLGRQHLERAIGVIYMPQSERQSHYFLASLPQQFDSVIHFDQTKSVVPLDREGGWEEGEVLPPTYDSGL
- a CDS encoding VOC family protein → MATKSDTPVPEGANTLTLYLSFKRQCSEAIELYRNAFDARSLMPPMTTGDGRIIHSMIRIGDSNIMMSDLFDESNYSVGNMTSVWMYVSDCDAVFNKAVSEGFEVIMPLEDQFWGDRMGMVKDPFGYMWSIATNKWKMSEDEIKQREKEWFKSMGLE